In Aspergillus fumigatus Af293 chromosome 4, whole genome shotgun sequence, one genomic interval encodes:
- a CDS encoding thioesterase domain-containing protein, with protein sequence GIPDASSIVLQGSSRSAEKILFLLPDGSGSATSYASLPRIAAKVAVIALNSPFLKNDVDVHCTVDELVGSYLKEIRTRQPTGPYHLAGWSAGGILAYRAAQILLARGEQVPCLVLLDAPPPMGLGTLPQHFFDHCDAMGIFGQEGKAPEWLIPHFKKTNAILSGYYATPFVAGQGPDRTGIIWASQSVFDSKGCARPAPRPEDTEDMKFLTEARTDFSAGIWGSLFPGAEVVVDKADGANHFSMMQEGKYARQVAAFIGQLLSG encoded by the exons GGCATTCCAGACGCCTCATCTATTGTCCTGCAAGGCTCCTCTCGGAGtgcggagaagatcctgTTCCTCCTGCCCGACGGCTCAGGGTCAGCCACCTCATATGCATCACTGCCGCGTATTGCGGCCAAAGTCGCCGTCATTGCTCTCAACTCGCCGTTCCTTAAGAACGATGTCGACGTGCACTGCACCGTCGACGAGCTTGTCGGAAGCTATCTGAAAGAGATCCGCACCCGCCAGCCCACCGGGCCCTACCACCTCGCCGGCTGGTCTGCGGGCGGGATTCTGGCGTACCGAGCCGCTCAGATTCTTCTTGCCCGTGGGGAACAGGTTCCCTGCTTAGTCTTGCTCGATGCGCCTCCACCGATGGGACTGGGGACGCTTCCACAGCATTTCTTCGATCATTGCGACGCAATGGGCATCTTCGGCCAGGAGGGCAAGGCTCCGGAATGGCTTATACCACATTTCAAGAAGACCAATGCCATTCTCAGTGGATACTATGCGACGCCCTTTGTGGCTGGCCAGGGCCCCGACAGGACAGGAATCATCTGGGCAAGTCAGAGCGTCTTTGATAGTAAAGGATGTGCTCGACCGGCGCCGCGCCCTGAGGACACGGAGGATATGAAGTTCCTCACTGAGGCACGGACTGATTTCTCGGCGGGGATTTGGGGGTCCTTGTTCCCTGGAGCTGAGGTGGTTGTGGATAAGGCCGACGGGGCAAATCATTTCTCCATGATG CAAGAGGGGAAATATGCACGCCAGGTAGCGGCGTTCATAGGCCAGCTTTTATCAGGGTAA